CCTCTGAACGGAAGGCTGAGCTGGCGGCTACGGCCAAGGATCTGGATGAGCGTCAAACAGATCTGAAAGCCAGACAGAAGGATCGGGAAACGCGCCTGGCCACGGAGGTGGCCCGCAAGCTTACAGACAAGTCGCTGGAAGAACTCGAGCCCCAATTCAAGGAGCAAGAGGAGACCCTGAAAGAGCTGCGTGACATCATTGCCGGTCTCAAGCACAAGTTGAGTGAAAATGCGGCTGCAAAAGAGCGGATAAAGGAAAAGCAGACAGCTATCGAAGCCCAGAAAAAAGAGTGCCGCAGGTGGGAAAACCTGCACGAATTGATCGGCTCGGCAGACGGCAAAAAGTACCGCAATTTTGCTCAGGGTCTGACCTTCGAAATGATGATTGGTCACGCCAACCGGCAATTGCAGAAAATGACCGACCGATACTTGCTGGCCCGTGACGATGCTCAGCCCTTGGAGCTCAACGTCGTCGACAACTATCAGGCCGGGGAGATTCGGTCCACGAAAAATCTTTCCGGCGGCGAGAGCTTCATCGTCAGCCTGTCCCTGGCGCTTGGGCTGTCCCATATGGCCAGCAAGAATGTCCGGGTGGATTCTCTGTTTCTGGATGAAGGCTTCGGCACCCTGGACGAGGAAGCCCTCGACACCGCCCTGGAAACCCTCGCGGGCTTGCAGCAGGACGGTAAACTGATTGGCGTCATTTCGCACGTGCCCGCCTTGAAGGAGCGGATCAGCACGCAGATCCAGGTAACGCCTCAAACCGGTGGCAGAAGCCAGATAGCCGGGCCTGGATGCGGCAGGTTGGGGGCTACAGAGCTGGACGTAGAAGCAGGTTGACTTGAAAATGTCGGACGATCTCAAAACAGCAAAAACCGCCCTCGCCAAGCCTCATCACGACATGGAGGCTATCAACAAGCTGGCCAAGCCGTCCTATCTGAGTGTGATCGAGCAGATGGAGCGCACGCTGGAACCGATCCGTCGTCAGCAGTTGGAAATCAGTCGCGCCCTTGAACTGTCTGGAGCAGCGGCCCGGATACAGGAGATCGTCAGTGTCAATCAACACTGGCAGGATTTAATAAAACAGGCCACCGCGACAAGTCGTATTACCGAGAGTCTTTCGGCTGCGCATCAGTCATGGCTTGATACGATTAAACCTATCCGGCACGACTTCTCGCATCTTTCACAGCTTCAGGCATCCGCCAAACTGGTCCTGTGTGACACATCCCTGCGGCTTGTCGCCGTGGAACGGCTCATGGCTGGCATCAATTTTGAGGCGATAAGGGGTCGTTTCCAGATCGAGATGCCGGTCATCTCTGGACTGGAAAGTTCAATAGCCCATGTGGCAGCCTCGTATGGGAGTTTGGCCGAGTCACTGAGGGAGATCTCGGACATCACGCGCCTGCCAGCTTTCGTTTTGCCGGGGGCCACTCGTGAGATCTACACCACCAGCTTCGCGCTCGAGACCCTTCGCCCCTGGGATGAACGGGATGAGGAAGATGTAGAAACGAAAATTCAGCTTGTCGCCGAAGCCGAGATGGAAACATCGGGCTGCATCGCTCTTTTGCAGCAGGTCGATCCGGGGCTCGCTCGGCCCTACATCGGCGCTCGGGATGCCATGTATGGTAACAATCCCGACCGGGCAAGGCACATTCTGAGCTCGCTCAGGGAGCTATGGAACCATCTGCTCAGGCGACTGGCACCCGATGGTCTCGTCGCCGCGTGGATTCCGGGCGTGTCCAACCAAAAGGACCTGCTACATGACGGCAAGCCTATCTGCACGCTTTTGAAACCGGCTCCGAAGCTCGTGCCGGAATCGGCAGATGGATCGACTTTTACAATCGGCTCCGGCCTCACAGTAGCTTGGGAGGCTTGCCTCCGGACACTTACTACGAACAAGGGCTTGTAAAGGCAGCCTGATAAGGGAAAAACAAGCTAACGAATCGCTGTCTGCTGTCCGAACAATGGGACCGCCTCTATACTCTACTTTAAACCCGTCAATCTTGACATATGAATCTAAGAACGAAACGCAGAAGATAGACCTACGAAAGCACCCCCAGGTAGCTAAAATTGTTATTCATCCAAGTTTAAGAATATATTACTCTTACAAGAACACCAGAGTAATGCTTCAAATCAACCTGAAAGCCCTGTTCGGCCACAAGCCGAACAGGGCTTTATCCTTTTGCTATCTAAGGAGGATATTCACATGAACCAATACCAATCAGAAAGCATCACAGAAATCGCTAAGGCCCTGCTCAACGTGCAGCGAACGGTACAACCTATTGCTAAGGACGCTGAAAATCCCTTCACCAAAAGCTGGTACGCCAGCCTCAACAGTGTCATGGACGCCTGCCGTAATGCTCTCATTGAAAATGGTATCTGGCTGTGCCAGTACCCAGTGCCTGTGGAGCAGCCTAACTCATTAGGGCTGGTTACCAAGCTGACACATGCAGAGTCTGGTCAGTGGCAAAGCTCTCTTGCGGTAGTTCCTTTACCCAAGGCCGACCCGCAGGGCATGGGATCGGCAATGACATACGCTCGTCGATACGCTCTCACCGCCATGCTGGGCATGGTAACTGAAGATGACGATGGCGAAGGGGCTAAAAATGGCAAAAAATCGCCTACACGGCCAAAATTGCCCGTAATTACCCCTGAATCACAAAAAGCGCGTCATCGCGACCCATCCACAGCAAACAACATTTCAAACACCTCAAATCGCCCCTCAGCAAGCCTTGAAAATCTCCCGCCACTGGAAGGCGTCACCTACCAACAAGTTACCGCTCAAGATGGGCGTCCCTGCATCATTGCCACCGGCAACACGCAGGCCAAAAAGGAATTACTGACTGGTTCGGGCTTCCGTTGGAACCCGCAGAGAAAATTGTGGTGGAAGTATGTTGATGCCGCATAGCAAAAATAAAAGTACCGAGTGAGAGGGCTGCCTGATGGCGGCCCTCTCGCTTTTATGGAGACTAACCCATGGAACAGATAGACCGCACGGAAGGATTGAAGGCGCTAATCAGACAGGGCCTGCAAGCCATCGCCCACAAAGACACACTGGCCCTGCTGGGCGACCGTTCCAGCTATGTGGGAATGAGCGATATTGGCCAGCACTGGGAATGCCCACGGGCGGCGGTGGCCAGAAAGGTGCTGCCCACCACAAACAGCCTGGAACGCCTGCTTACGTTGCAACGCGGGCACTGGTTCGAATCTGGGGTTGGGCAAGCTCTCGAATCACTGGGCCTCCATGTACTGCCCCAGCTTGAGATCACCTGGCAACATCAGGGAGTGCCAATCAAAGCCCACCTTGATTTTGTGCTGGTCTGGGGTGCGTCCGTTAATGCCATACGGATTCTGGAAGTGAAAAGCACCGACAAGCTGCCCGACATACCGCACGATTCCCATCTGCTGCAACTGCACGGGCAAATCGGCCTTTTGGTAAAAGCATGGAACAAGCCCGTCTTCAGCCACCGTGCTGAGGACGGTACGCTTCTACATGAGAAGATGACCTTCCCTCAACTTTGCCGTGCCCAGCTTGGTCTTGAGATGCCTTTAACTGCTGCCAAGACAAGCATAGAAGCATGGTTGCTGTGCCTTTCCATGAAAGAGGTTAAAGCATTCGGCCCCTATGGCTTCAATCAGGCCATGCTGGATACTGCCCTTGATCATGCGGCGCAGCTCTGGGGAGAACTTACAGATTTCCGCGCCGGACACATAACCCTGGCACAGGTTGATTGCGCTCAGGGCTTTTACCCGTTGTGCTCGTACTGCGAACACAACGGTGACTGCCCCAAATTCCCGCAAGGCGTGCAAATGCCCCAGTGGGGGCCCGCACTGGAAAAGCTGGCTGCCCTTAAGGAGCAGCGCACGGCCTTAGATAATGAAATCAAAGAAATGGAGACGGTGCTTAAGCTGGTTCACCGGCAGTCTGGCACACGAGATTGGGTAGACACGGGAAACTATCGATTCCGCATGTCAGTGGTAGCTGGTCGAACCACGTTAGATAAGGATGTTCTGCGTGAGAAATTGACCGAGATTCTTAACGCTGAGTACATGGGCGGCATCGACGTGGACACCTTGCTGGCCCGTTGCGAGCGCACAGGCTCACCTTTCGAAAAATTGAGCATTTCGCCCATAAACTGAAAAATGGGGTGCTCATGACCATCCCCTCACTTTTATCACGAACCCCAGAACCGCCCCGCCCTGGGGCAGTTTTTGTTTTAAGGAGCTATGCATGAATAGTATCGACGACCTTAGTAACCTGCAGCCCACCGATCTTGATGCAGGACATGTGTTCAGTGGTAAGCCCTCTGGCACCACGGTCAGGGGCTACGCCTTCCCATCGGCCTACACCCCAGCCATTGATCACGACTATATCTTCCATGAATCCAGCCGCGATGTTGTGGTTTGGTTTCTCAATGCGCAGGAACCGTTGTACATTTTCGGTCCTACAGGCTGCGGCAAAACGACATGCATCAAGCAACTGGCAGCCCGCCTAAAATATCCAGTCTTTGAGGTCACCGGACATGGGCGGCTGGAGTTTGCCGACCTGGTTGGTCATTTGACGGTCAAAAACGGCAACATGACCTTTGAATACGGCCCGCTTGCGCTTGCCATGCGCTACGGAGCACTTCTGCTGCTGAATGAGATCGACCTGACATCCCCTGAAATTGCAGCAGGCTTGAACAGTGTGCTGGACGGATCCCCCCTGTGCATAGCTGAAAACGGCGGCGAACTGATTGTGCCACACCCCATGTTCCGCCTGGTTGCCACGGCCAATACCAATGGCGGTGGTGATGACACCGGCCTCTACCAGGGAACCCAGCGGCAGAACCTTGCCTGGCTGGACCGCTTCACCATCTGCGAAGTGGGCTACCCATCTGCCGATGTGGAAAAAAGCTTACTTGCCCGGCGCTTCCCATCGCTGCCCGAATCGTTGTGCGCCACTATGGTGGACTACGCCAATGAGGTCCGCAAGCTGTTCATGGGTGAGTCTTCCACCAGCAATCTGACCAACGCCATTGAAGTTACATTCTCCACTCGCAGTTTGCTGCGATGGGGTGATCTGACCGTTCGCTTTCAGCCTCTGGCCCATCAGGGCGTACAGCCCGTCACCTATGCCCTCGACCGGGCGCTGGGGTTCCGAGCCAGCCGTGAAACCCGCGCCATGTTGCACGAGCTGGCTCAGCGCATGTTCCCGCAGCAGATGGAAGATGAAACCCCTAAAACAGAAACGTCTGAAGCGGAAATCCTGCACGGCGACCAAGCCCTACGCTTCATGCGCGACCATCTACACCACACACCTACGGTGGCCAAGCCCCTCGTTCATCTTCAGGTAATTCACAACCTTTCTGGCAAAAAGCAGGACGGCAAGTTCTGGATCGGCGAGGCTAGCCCTGTGGGCCTCACGCTAAAGTGGGGCAAGCCGGACACCGTTGGCCAGCAGCACTTTATTCCCGCCGAAAACTGTGAGGGCAACAATTCCGTGATGGAGCTTGAAGCACGCGCAGAAAAGAAAATCAAAGAAGGCTACTCCCTCAATACAACAAAAAGCTCGTTCTAGGAGGCTACTATGACACAACTTGTTTCTGACATTCGTATTTTGGACAACTTGCTGGCCCTCAACCTCAACGTCAGCCTGTGGTCTGCCCGTCGTAAAATGAGTCAGGAAGATCTGGGCGGCGCAGAGCTGCCACCTGAAGATTTGGCATCGCTGGGTTCCAAGCGCATTGCCGACCCGGAGAACCTCAAAGTGTTTGGCACGCTCAAGGCCCGTGCCTTCAACTACCTCGACCGGCATGGGGTGCGTTTCATGTCCGGCTGGGCCATCCCCGAAGAAAAGGCCGGCGAAATTGTGCAGGAGCTGCTTAACATCCGCACCGAATTCCAGAAAGAAAAGGAAGCGTTTCTGGCTGACTATGATCAAAATGTGCAGGCATGGATTGAGAAGCACCATCAGTGGGGCGAAATTATTCGCAACTCCCTTGTGGAGCCTGACTATGTACGAGCCCGCATGGATTTTCGCTGGCAGTTGTATAAGGTGGCTCCGCTTGAGCAGCACACAGACAACACCGCAGTGTTGGAAGCCGGTCTGGCGGAAGAGGTGCAGGGCCTCGGCGGCACCCTGTTTGATGAAGTGGCCAAGTCGGCTGATGATATCTGGCGCAGGGTTTACCACGGCAAGACGGAGGTAACCCACAAGGCGCTTTCGCCGTTGCGTACCCTGCATACCAAGCTTACGGGCTTGTCATTTGTAGAGCCACATGTGGCCCCGGTAGCTGACATCGTGCGGGCTGCACTGTTGCGCATGCCCAAGAAGGGCAACATCACCGGCACAGATCTGCTGCTGTTGCAGGGCCTGGTTTGCCTGCTCAAAGACAGTATGGCCCTTGTGGGCCACGCTCAAAAAGTTATTGAGGGCTACGGCCCGGCCTTTGTGCTGGATGCCCTGTTGGCTGGTCCGGACGTTATCCACGAGTCGGGCGGCCTTACTGGACAGATGGATGGCACAATGGATGGGAATATGGACGATGAGCCCATCCTGCCAGAGATTCCCGTGGCAGATAGCGCTTTGCCGCATCCTGCCATACCCAGCCTGGGTCTGTGGTGACGCCATGGTACGCACAAAAGACGTTCTCAACTGCCTGCCCCTGCTGGCGTCCATCCTTGGCGACCGCTATGGTGTGCAGGTATGTATTGGCGGCAAGGAAGCCTGCACCAACGGTAAAGTTATCCATCTGCCATCGTTGCCCATTGATTGTGAGCCGGAATTATTGGCTCTGGCGAGGTCGTTTGTGGATCATGAATCCGGCCATATTCGACACACTGATTTTAGCGTGCTGAAAGCTGAAAACCTTGATCCTGTGACCTTCAACCTCTTCAATTGCCTTGAGGACTGGCGCGTTGAAAAAATGCTGTCAGGCATTTTCCCCGGCTGCCGGAGGAACCTGAACTGGTTGATACGACGATTCTTTGTAGAGCAAGCACAGCCAAGGGCCGGGGACGATTCCCCGGCCCT
This portion of the Desulfovibrio desulfuricans genome encodes:
- a CDS encoding ERF family protein, whose translation is MNQYQSESITEIAKALLNVQRTVQPIAKDAENPFTKSWYASLNSVMDACRNALIENGIWLCQYPVPVEQPNSLGLVTKLTHAESGQWQSSLAVVPLPKADPQGMGSAMTYARRYALTAMLGMVTEDDDGEGAKNGKKSPTRPKLPVITPESQKARHRDPSTANNISNTSNRPSASLENLPPLEGVTYQQVTAQDGRPCIIATGNTQAKKELLTGSGFRWNPQRKLWWKYVDAA
- a CDS encoding DUF3150 domain-containing protein is translated as MTQLVSDIRILDNLLALNLNVSLWSARRKMSQEDLGGAELPPEDLASLGSKRIADPENLKVFGTLKARAFNYLDRHGVRFMSGWAIPEEKAGEIVQELLNIRTEFQKEKEAFLADYDQNVQAWIEKHHQWGEIIRNSLVEPDYVRARMDFRWQLYKVAPLEQHTDNTAVLEAGLAEEVQGLGGTLFDEVAKSADDIWRRVYHGKTEVTHKALSPLRTLHTKLTGLSFVEPHVAPVADIVRAALLRMPKKGNITGTDLLLLQGLVCLLKDSMALVGHAQKVIEGYGPAFVLDALLAGPDVIHESGGLTGQMDGTMDGNMDDEPILPEIPVADSALPHPAIPSLGLW